In Anaerolineales bacterium, the following proteins share a genomic window:
- a CDS encoding S41 family peptidase translates to MKSKISSGSALLIALSMILSACAPKATATPTPVATEEPVQVEEGPKTVTGTVTYTNPFFTEGVAQPIVILEDQGGFVTRDRNFIIPVESQVIATITSDFYTSPFTYSLSLPDEPNGTLRDVDHDGAKETGVMVFAVAYWTNTWGDPFLEKRDQGGGGWSSAYASTKVSDDRDSYLEVYGGKYLVYAPDDKQQFPSSFGADKKLFTDDDPVMDLPAGWSVVDLDKTPFEIDRSENPTLELYEPESAALDDFSALSYTEAFDKMVEKFKNEYAFTELKKIDWDAKAKEFRPAFEAAEKAKDPHAYALALRDFVWSIPDTHVGFDQTLVNEDFQNETAGGIGFAMRETDDGKIIANFILDGGPADEAGMEWGAEIVSFDGTPVADVVEATVPWSSPFSNPINKRLQQLRYATRFRLDKGEVEVVFKNPGGAEKTATLPVVGERDSFTVSSFYAGTSPTELPVEFDVLPSGYGYIKVNSFLDNDVLSIQVWERAIKYFNDNGIPGVILDLRINGGGSGWLADQMAAYFFNEDTLVGNTAFYDDSTGEFYMDPGDETYMIPPREDLQYNGTVVVMVGPACASACEFFSYNMTVNDRATIVGFYPSDGAGGSVEQFLMPEDVTVQLTIGRAVDAEGNIHLEGKGVEPDVKVPVTVENLQRLANGEDVVLEIAEKVVSQPAGAGVTPSGPPKMASKAEAASAFASGNRFLEEAAREEYQSADYANPGVLTFTVPLIKDESFVWMYAWCTTSTEVLNQNFQNIKLKFMMDGEEVPLDQLVNEDLASGGQQCRLYYTALSNWPAGEHHLSITATFTESINDGTSDYEAGEYVLNYDVFMKP, encoded by the coding sequence ATGAAATCAAAAATTAGCAGCGGCAGCGCGCTTCTCATCGCGTTGAGCATGATCCTTTCTGCTTGCGCGCCGAAAGCGACCGCCACACCTACACCGGTTGCCACCGAAGAGCCGGTTCAGGTAGAAGAAGGTCCAAAGACCGTTACCGGCACAGTGACATACACCAATCCCTTCTTTACGGAGGGAGTTGCTCAGCCTATCGTTATTTTGGAAGATCAGGGCGGTTTCGTGACGCGCGACCGCAATTTCATCATCCCGGTCGAATCGCAGGTGATCGCCACGATCACGTCGGATTTTTATACATCGCCGTTCACCTATAGCCTGTCTTTGCCCGATGAACCGAACGGAACATTGCGCGACGTGGATCACGATGGCGCCAAAGAAACCGGCGTGATGGTCTTCGCGGTGGCGTATTGGACGAACACGTGGGGCGATCCGTTTTTGGAGAAGCGTGATCAGGGCGGCGGCGGCTGGTCTTCCGCGTACGCTTCGACCAAAGTGAGCGACGACCGCGATTCGTATCTCGAAGTATATGGCGGCAAGTATCTCGTCTACGCGCCGGACGACAAACAACAATTCCCGTCCAGTTTCGGCGCTGATAAAAAATTGTTCACCGACGACGATCCGGTCATGGATCTGCCGGCGGGCTGGTCTGTCGTTGATTTGGATAAAACCCCGTTCGAGATCGACCGTTCGGAGAATCCCACCCTTGAATTGTACGAACCGGAAAGCGCGGCGTTGGACGATTTCTCGGCGCTGTCGTATACCGAAGCGTTCGATAAAATGGTCGAGAAGTTCAAGAACGAATATGCGTTCACCGAATTGAAGAAGATTGATTGGGACGCGAAAGCCAAGGAATTCCGCCCCGCATTTGAAGCCGCCGAAAAGGCGAAAGATCCGCACGCGTATGCGCTTGCCTTGCGCGATTTCGTCTGGTCCATCCCCGATACCCACGTTGGGTTCGACCAGACTTTGGTCAATGAAGATTTTCAAAACGAAACCGCCGGTGGAATCGGATTTGCCATGCGCGAGACCGACGACGGCAAGATCATCGCCAACTTTATTCTGGATGGCGGACCTGCGGACGAAGCCGGCATGGAATGGGGCGCGGAGATCGTTTCGTTTGATGGGACGCCTGTTGCCGACGTGGTTGAAGCGACCGTCCCGTGGTCGTCCCCGTTCAGCAATCCCATCAACAAACGCCTTCAGCAATTACGCTACGCCACGCGCTTTAGACTCGATAAGGGTGAAGTGGAAGTTGTGTTCAAGAATCCCGGCGGCGCTGAAAAGACCGCGACCCTTCCGGTGGTGGGCGAACGCGACAGTTTCACGGTCTCCTCGTTTTACGCAGGCACCTCGCCGACTGAACTGCCCGTCGAATTCGACGTTCTTCCCAGCGGATACGGTTACATCAAAGTCAATAGTTTCCTCGATAACGATGTGCTTTCGATTCAAGTTTGGGAACGCGCCATTAAGTATTTCAACGATAACGGCATCCCGGGCGTGATTCTCGATCTGCGTATCAACGGCGGCGGAAGCGGGTGGCTGGCGGATCAGATGGCGGCGTACTTCTTCAACGAAGATACTTTGGTGGGGAACACTGCGTTTTACGACGACTCCACCGGCGAGTTTTACATGGATCCCGGTGACGAGACATACATGATTCCGCCGCGCGAAGACCTTCAATACAACGGGACTGTGGTCGTGATGGTGGGTCCCGCTTGCGCCAGCGCTTGCGAGTTCTTTTCGTATAACATGACGGTTAACGACCGCGCGACCATCGTTGGGTTTTATCCCTCCGACGGCGCGGGCGGTAGCGTGGAACAATTCCTCATGCCTGAAGATGTTACCGTCCAATTGACGATCGGCCGGGCGGTGGATGCCGAGGGCAACATTCACCTTGAAGGCAAAGGCGTTGAGCCGGATGTCAAAGTTCCGGTGACGGTTGAAAACCTGCAACGGCTAGCCAACGGCGAAGATGTGGTTCTTGAAATCGCGGAAAAGGTTGTCAGCCAGCCTGCCGGCGCGGGGGTGACGCCGTCTGGTCCGCCGAAGATGGCAAGTAAAGCAGAGGCCGCCTCCGCGTTCGCATCGGGGAATCGCTTCCTCGAAGAAGCCGCTCGTGAAGAATATCAGTCGGCTGACTATGCAAACCCCGGCGTCCTCACGTTTACGGTTCCGCTGATCAAAGACGAGTCGTTTGTGTGGATGTACGCGTGGTGCACAACGTCCACCGAGGTCCTCAATCAGAATTTCCAGAACATCAAATTGAAATTCATGATGGACGGCGAGGAAGTCCCGCTCGATCAGCTTGTCAATGAAGATCTCGCCAGTGGCGGACAACAATGTCGTTTGTATTACACGGCGTTGAGCAATTGGCCCGCAGGCGAGCATCACTTGAGCATCACTGCCACGTTTACGGAGTCCATCAACGACGGCACCTCGGATTACGAGGCTGGCGAGTACGTGCTGAACTACGATGTGTTCATGAAGCCTTAA
- a CDS encoding glutaredoxin has translation MINRRRLRALCLVAGIFIVLGFATSISVASAQADTTVQEAHPVVIYYFWGDGCPHCAATWEFWEEVSRQYPAVEIHDYEVWYSQENQALFLRIAAAYGFEPSGVPTIFIGDRYWVGSSEQIHAEISQTIDVCIRDGCKDAGAGIVPGIPLPADATAPTSEGRSESDSAQVLSLPFVGEVNLSNQSLIVSTALIAFVDGFNPCSLWALSVLLALTIHTGSRKKIFLVGIVFLTVTSLIYMLFITGLFTMFTVVSFIGWIQVVVALTALFFAVVNIKDYFWYKQGISFTIADSKKPGIYQRMRRVMDAGDSVWGGIGATVILSAGVSLVEFSCTAGFPVLWTNLLISQGASALTFVLLILLYMIIYQIDELGIFFAAVLTLKAGRFEEKHGRLLKLAGGMLMLTLALVMLVNPAWMNQIGTSLLVFLFAIGMTLLVLVVHRAILPRFGVYIGSELGDRRAKKGIRRRDKRHA, from the coding sequence ATGATCAACCGACGACGGCTTCGCGCGCTTTGCCTTGTTGCCGGAATTTTCATTGTGTTGGGATTCGCCACTTCCATTTCTGTGGCGAGCGCGCAAGCGGATACAACGGTTCAGGAAGCGCATCCTGTTGTGATTTATTATTTTTGGGGAGACGGATGTCCGCATTGCGCGGCGACATGGGAGTTTTGGGAGGAGGTCAGCCGGCAATACCCAGCCGTGGAAATACACGATTACGAAGTCTGGTATAGCCAAGAGAATCAAGCGCTATTCTTGCGGATAGCGGCAGCCTATGGATTTGAACCGTCCGGCGTGCCTACAATTTTCATTGGCGATCGGTATTGGGTGGGTTCATCTGAACAGATTCATGCAGAAATTTCTCAGACGATTGACGTATGTATCAGAGACGGATGCAAGGACGCCGGGGCGGGCATCGTCCCTGGAATCCCCTTGCCTGCGGACGCGACAGCCCCAACGTCCGAGGGGAGAAGCGAGTCGGATTCCGCTCAGGTTTTGTCGCTCCCATTCGTCGGCGAAGTGAACCTCTCCAACCAATCTTTGATAGTGAGCACCGCCTTGATCGCGTTCGTGGACGGCTTCAATCCCTGCTCGCTTTGGGCGCTCTCGGTATTGCTAGCTTTGACGATTCACACCGGTTCCCGAAAGAAAATTTTCTTGGTCGGAATTGTTTTCCTGACGGTCACATCGCTGATCTATATGTTGTTCATCACCGGTCTTTTCACGATGTTTACCGTAGTCAGTTTCATCGGCTGGATTCAGGTTGTGGTGGCGCTGACGGCGCTTTTCTTCGCGGTCGTCAATATCAAGGATTATTTCTGGTACAAACAGGGAATCTCGTTCACGATCGCCGATTCGAAAAAGCCGGGCATCTACCAGCGAATGCGGCGAGTGATGGACGCGGGCGATTCGGTCTGGGGGGGCATTGGCGCAACTGTCATTCTTTCTGCCGGCGTATCGTTGGTGGAATTTTCCTGCACGGCGGGATTCCCGGTCCTGTGGACGAACTTGCTCATCAGTCAGGGAGCCAGCGCGTTGACCTTTGTCCTGCTCATCTTGCTGTATATGATAATTTACCAGATTGACGAATTGGGTATCTTTTTCGCTGCCGTTCTAACCCTCAAAGCCGGCAGGTTCGAGGAGAAGCATGGTCGCTTGCTTAAACTGGCGGGCGGTATGCTCATGCTAACGCTCGCTTTAGTGATGTTGGTAAACCCCGCTTGGATGAATCAAATAGGGACTTCACTACTGGTTTTCCTGTTCGCCATCGGGATGACCCTGCTTGTTCTCGTTGTACATCGCGCAATTTTGCCGCGTTTTGGCGTGTACATCGGTTCTGAACTCGGCGATAGGCGCGCAAAAAAGGGGATTCGCCGGCGGGACAAGCGACACGCGTAG
- a CDS encoding CDP-alcohol phosphatidyltransferase family protein, translating to MTNHKDSKMEKTTADSSTRKTFTDYLRLWFKWVLDPLGNFFNRLGITPNMMTVIGMIGNCIGAYFLARGEFFTGGLFVLIMTPIDALDGTMARLRGEPSDFGAFVDSVSDRYSELIIYGGLLYHFLNVGELLGGMLTFVAAAGSVLVSYVKARAEGLGYGAKVGLLTRVERYLVLAPSLVFGIYHIGLGIIALFANITALQRIWFVRAQAHKKMSAGK from the coding sequence ATGACAAATCACAAAGATTCTAAAATGGAAAAAACCACCGCCGATTCGTCCACTCGAAAAACGTTCACGGATTATCTGCGCCTCTGGTTCAAGTGGGTGCTGGATCCGCTGGGGAATTTTTTCAACCGCCTCGGCATCACGCCGAACATGATGACCGTCATTGGCATGATCGGCAATTGTATCGGCGCGTATTTTCTCGCGCGCGGCGAATTCTTTACCGGCGGACTCTTCGTGCTGATCATGACTCCGATCGACGCGCTGGATGGGACGATGGCGCGCCTGCGCGGCGAGCCGAGCGATTTCGGCGCCTTCGTGGATTCGGTCAGCGACCGGTATTCCGAGTTGATCATCTACGGTGGGTTGCTGTATCACTTTTTGAATGTTGGCGAACTGTTAGGCGGGATGCTCACCTTTGTCGCGGCGGCTGGCTCTGTGCTTGTATCGTACGTCAAAGCGCGGGCGGAGGGGTTGGGCTATGGCGCAAAGGTCGGCTTGCTGACGCGCGTCGAACGCTATCTCGTGCTTGCGCCGTCGCTGGTGTTTGGGATATACCACATCGGTCTCGGTATCATCGCTCTTTTTGCAAACATCACCGCGTTACAACGCATCTGGTTCGTGCGCGCGCAAGCGCATAAAAAGATGAGCGCGGGAAAGTAA
- a CDS encoding ABC transporter ATP-binding protein, whose product MIETNDLSKQFNNSFWAVEGLTLNVKPGQILALLGQNGAGKTTTVRMLTALLIPTRGWARVAGRDVTKYPQEVRSNVGVLTEQHGLYMRMTANEYLDYFGRIYGLDAERRKARADHLLDYFGLTEAAKRRSGEYSKGMKQKLALARALIHDPSVLLLDEPTSAMDPESSRLVRDEIARLRSSQRTIVICTHNLAEAEALADHIAIIYRGKILLNGTLDELKQQVLGPVEFEAMFAEAYDAGDFDLPAGVEVTSRSATSLRFRVESPQTANPKLVHALTSRNAPLVSFHEVPRKLEHVYLKTMADAQGLAYAA is encoded by the coding sequence ATGATCGAAACCAACGATTTGAGCAAACAATTCAACAATAGTTTCTGGGCGGTGGAGGGTCTCACGCTGAATGTGAAGCCCGGACAGATCCTCGCGTTACTCGGACAGAACGGCGCGGGTAAAACGACTACCGTCCGCATGTTGACGGCGTTATTGATTCCGACGCGTGGGTGGGCGCGCGTGGCTGGTCGCGATGTGACAAAATATCCACAGGAGGTCCGCTCGAATGTGGGTGTGTTGACCGAACAGCATGGGTTGTACATGCGCATGACGGCTAACGAATACCTCGATTATTTTGGCAGGATCTACGGCTTAGATGCTGAGAGAAGGAAAGCGCGCGCCGATCATCTGCTGGACTATTTTGGTCTGACCGAAGCCGCAAAACGCCGCTCGGGTGAATATTCAAAAGGTATGAAGCAAAAACTTGCGTTGGCGCGCGCCTTGATACACGACCCGTCTGTGTTGTTGCTGGATGAGCCGACTTCCGCGATGGATCCCGAATCCTCGCGGCTAGTGAGGGACGAGATCGCGCGGTTGAGGTCGTCGCAGCGGACGATCGTGATCTGCACGCACAACCTCGCCGAAGCCGAAGCGCTGGCGGATCATATTGCCATTATCTATCGCGGAAAAATTTTGTTGAACGGAACATTGGATGAGTTGAAACAGCAGGTGTTGGGTCCCGTCGAATTCGAGGCAATGTTTGCCGAAGCCTACGACGCCGGTGATTTTGACCTGCCTGCCGGGGTGGAGGTGACTTCCCGCAGCGCGACCAGCCTTAGGTTCCGGGTTGAATCGCCGCAGACGGCGAATCCGAAACTCGTGCATGCGCTCACGTCGCGTAATGCTCCGTTGGTCTCGTTTCACGAAGTCCCGCGAAAACTGGAGCATGTGTATTTGAAAACGATGGCGGATGCGCAAGGACTGGCGTATGCGGCGTAA
- a CDS encoding stage II sporulation protein M yields the protein MRRNWDAVWMVARREFIDQFRDWRIIVPMVLLVSLFPFAADDTTRRAIDFANRNGGDLILERLIPFMVLVIGFFPLSFSLVVALESFVGEKERGTIEPLLSSPLEDQHLYLGKLLVGITTPLVFSYASIGMYLLLMSRRTIELPDLYILSLVLMLTFGHAVLMVSSAIIISVQATTIRAANLLASFVVAPVAFLLQGETALIFWGDEEVLWYAIAAVTLLSALIVRLGLSHFRREYLLGREIDTLNVKHLVRVFTDQFSGKANGILDWYRRVLPQTLSQLKKPLLIVAVVGVAVIFVSYWWVITQVPEFIALTPDRADRIRTYLAGNLTLLEDLSSQLPAPVLFYHNARATLIIFILGMVSFGTLGVAFFIGNIGLVGGVLGGAAIIGFSPVLTFVAGVLPHGIFELTAFFLATAAMLKSGAQLVTPQPEKSLSEILMISIADWFRVFIGIVLPLLAIAAVIEVYVTPILIRIAFGTL from the coding sequence ATGCGGCGTAACTGGGATGCGGTCTGGATGGTGGCGCGGCGTGAGTTCATTGACCAGTTCCGCGACTGGCGCATTATCGTGCCGATGGTGTTGTTGGTGAGCCTGTTCCCGTTTGCTGCGGATGATACGACGCGCCGGGCGATTGATTTTGCAAATCGCAACGGGGGCGATCTCATTTTGGAGCGCCTTATCCCATTCATGGTATTGGTTATCGGATTTTTCCCGCTGTCGTTCTCGTTGGTGGTCGCGCTTGAGTCGTTCGTCGGCGAAAAAGAGCGCGGTACGATCGAGCCGTTGTTGAGTTCGCCGCTCGAAGATCAACATCTGTATCTGGGCAAACTGCTGGTCGGGATTACGACGCCGCTTGTCTTTAGTTATGCTTCCATTGGGATGTATCTTTTGTTGATGTCGCGCCGCACAATCGAGTTGCCCGACCTGTATATTCTCTCGCTGGTGTTGATGCTGACGTTCGGTCATGCGGTATTGATGGTCAGTTCGGCGATCATTATTTCAGTGCAGGCAACGACGATCCGCGCGGCAAACTTACTCGCTTCATTCGTCGTGGCGCCAGTAGCTTTCTTGTTGCAGGGCGAAACTGCGCTGATCTTTTGGGGCGATGAAGAAGTCTTGTGGTATGCGATCGCGGCAGTGACGCTGCTCTCCGCTTTGATCGTACGGCTGGGGCTTTCGCATTTTCGGCGGGAATATCTTTTAGGGCGCGAGATTGACACTTTGAATGTCAAACATCTTGTCCGCGTGTTCACCGACCAATTCTCGGGAAAAGCAAATGGAATTCTGGATTGGTATCGCCGCGTATTGCCGCAAACGCTGAGTCAATTGAAGAAACCCTTGTTGATCGTAGCAGTGGTTGGAGTTGCCGTCATCTTTGTAAGTTATTGGTGGGTGATTACCCAAGTCCCTGAATTTATCGCTCTCACGCCGGATAGAGCGGATCGCATCCGCACCTATCTCGCGGGGAATCTAACCTTGCTTGAAGATCTCAGTAGTCAGTTGCCAGCGCCGGTTTTGTTTTATCACAACGCGCGGGCGACGCTGATCATTTTTATTTTGGGAATGGTCTCGTTCGGCACGCTTGGAGTGGCGTTTTTTATTGGTAACATAGGTCTCGTCGGCGGCGTGTTGGGCGGCGCGGCTATCATCGGCTTTTCGCCGGTGTTGACCTTTGTCGCAGGCGTTCTGCCGCATGGTATCTTTGAGTTGACTGCGTTTTTCCTCGCTACTGCCGCCATGCTGAAATCGGGAGCGCAATTGGTAACGCCTCAACCTGAAAAGAGTTTAAGTGAGATACTGATGATCTCCATCGCGGATTGGTTCCGTGTTTTTATTGGGATCGTCCTGCCTTTGCTTGCAATCGCGGCGGTGATCGAGGTCTATGTAACGCCCATTTTGATCCGCATAGCGTTTGGAACACTATGA
- the lgt gene encoding prolipoprotein diacylglyceryl transferase has product MHFFLFDAERVIRWYGIILMLGAVAGSWLATKSAKQRGYDPVIVWDLLTYLLIGGVIGARLWHIFTPMQSQLVLDQATGELVNPYFAGGTVHLLDILSVWKGGLGIPGAVIGGAVVLYFYSRKRGLSFAEWADIAAPSLPLGQAIGRWGNFFNQELYGAPTNLPWAIRIEPAHRVPGFEQVEYYHPLFLYESLLNLANMFFLLWLSRRYADRLKSGDIFLAYLVTYPVIRFSLEFLRLNASLVAGININQTFMAVIAVCAGAALYLRHRNDAVGK; this is encoded by the coding sequence ATGCACTTTTTTCTGTTCGACGCGGAGCGCGTCATTCGCTGGTATGGCATCATCCTGATGCTCGGCGCGGTGGCGGGTTCGTGGCTTGCTACGAAATCTGCCAAGCAGCGCGGTTACGATCCTGTCATCGTTTGGGATTTGCTGACCTATCTCTTGATCGGCGGTGTGATCGGCGCGAGACTGTGGCACATTTTTACGCCCATGCAATCGCAACTGGTACTCGATCAGGCGACGGGCGAGCTGGTCAACCCCTATTTTGCCGGCGGCACGGTTCATCTTTTAGATATCCTTTCCGTGTGGAAGGGCGGACTGGGAATCCCCGGCGCGGTGATCGGCGGAGCCGTTGTTCTGTATTTCTACTCACGGAAGCGCGGGCTTAGTTTTGCCGAATGGGCAGATATTGCCGCGCCGAGTCTTCCGCTGGGACAGGCGATCGGCCGTTGGGGAAATTTTTTCAATCAGGAACTCTACGGCGCGCCGACGAACCTCCCATGGGCGATACGGATCGAGCCTGCTCATCGCGTGCCTGGGTTCGAGCAAGTTGAATATTACCATCCGTTATTTCTCTATGAATCGCTTTTGAATTTAGCGAATATGTTCTTTCTGCTTTGGCTCTCGCGTCGCTATGCTGACCGGCTGAAGAGCGGAGATATATTCCTTGCATACCTTGTTACTTACCCGGTGATCCGCTTCTCGCTTGAATTTTTACGGTTGAACGCGTCTCTTGTGGCGGGCATCAACATTAACCAGACCTTTATGGCGGTGATCGCGGTGTGCGCGGGCGCAGCGTTGTATCTGCGGCATCGAAATGACGCTGTTGGCAAGTAA
- the ggt gene encoding gamma-glutamyltransferase has protein sequence MTNFSFNSHRSSVYSKNGIVATSQPLATAAGLEILAKGGNAADAAVAASATLNVTEPAFSGIGGDMFALYFSADTKRVAALNGSGRAPSALTLERLKRDGFASSIPTFHAHTVTVPGACAGWFDLIQKHGSLSMTEILAPAIRLAEEGFPVAPITSHFWKRGVERQLKSAPNGHELTIDGRGPNAGEIFRNLGLARTFKTIAEEGAAAFYQGEIAESIVHVVNEAGGCLSLDDLAAHTSTWEEPISVDYRGYRVYECPPNGQGITALIALNILEGFDLAESNPLSVERLHLMIESLRLAFADARWYVTDPAFSNIPIEELLSESYAAKRRKLINTKHAIRNLSRGTPVNSSDTVYLSVVDKFGNACSFINSNYMGFGTGIVPKDWGFTLQNRGHNFSLDPNHPNALAPRKRPYHTIIPAMVTRAERSRSDSGGEVEAQVGEETLFASYGVMGGFMQPQGHVQVLSALVNDGLDPQAALDRPRFCIDAEESGGRVAIEEGISQETFNGLEKLGHPVYSVSGYDRALFGRGQVILRDEFGVLCGGSDPRADGCAMGLA, from the coding sequence ATGACAAATTTTTCGTTCAATTCGCATCGTTCATCGGTGTATTCAAAAAATGGAATCGTCGCCACGTCGCAACCGCTTGCGACCGCCGCTGGTTTGGAAATTCTCGCAAAAGGCGGCAACGCGGCGGATGCGGCAGTCGCGGCGAGCGCAACGTTGAATGTGACTGAGCCAGCGTTCAGCGGAATCGGCGGCGACATGTTCGCGCTATATTTTTCTGCGGATACAAAACGCGTCGCCGCTTTAAACGGATCGGGACGCGCTCCTTCCGCCCTTACGCTTGAGCGGCTAAAGCGCGACGGATTCGCGTCTTCGATTCCCACGTTCCATGCCCACACGGTGACCGTCCCCGGCGCGTGTGCGGGCTGGTTCGATCTGATTCAAAAACACGGTTCGCTTTCGATGACCGAGATTCTCGCGCCTGCGATTCGACTCGCCGAGGAGGGATTCCCCGTCGCGCCGATCACGTCGCATTTTTGGAAGCGCGGCGTGGAACGACAATTGAAGTCCGCGCCGAACGGACACGAGTTGACGATTGACGGGCGCGGACCGAACGCGGGCGAAATCTTCCGCAACCTCGGCTTGGCGCGCACGTTCAAAACGATCGCGGAGGAAGGCGCGGCGGCGTTCTATCAAGGTGAGATTGCCGAATCAATTGTCCATGTGGTGAACGAAGCGGGAGGTTGCCTGTCGCTGGACGATCTCGCCGCGCACACGTCCACGTGGGAGGAGCCGATCTCGGTGGATTATCGCGGCTATCGCGTGTACGAATGTCCGCCGAACGGACAGGGCATCACCGCGTTGATCGCCTTGAACATCCTCGAAGGATTCGATCTCGCCGAATCGAATCCGCTTTCGGTGGAGCGACTTCATTTGATGATCGAGTCGTTACGCTTAGCCTTCGCCGATGCGCGCTGGTACGTGACCGACCCCGCGTTTTCCAATATTCCAATTGAAGAGTTGTTGTCAGAAAGTTATGCCGCCAAACGCCGTAAGTTAATCAATACGAAACACGCAATACGCAATCTTTCACGCGGCACACCTGTAAATTCATCGGACACTGTTTATTTGAGTGTCGTGGACAAATTTGGAAATGCCTGCTCATTCATCAACAGCAACTACATGGGCTTTGGCACAGGGATTGTCCCGAAAGACTGGGGCTTCACACTTCAAAATCGTGGACACAACTTCAGTCTCGACCCAAATCACCCCAACGCTCTCGCGCCTCGCAAGCGACCGTATCATACGATCATCCCTGCGATGGTTACTCGCGCTGAGCGGAGCCGCAGTGATAGCGGAGGCGAAGTCGAAGCGCAGGTTGGTGAGGAAACTTTATTCGCCTCCTACGGCGTGATGGGCGGATTCATGCAACCGCAGGGACACGTGCAAGTCCTCTCCGCGCTCGTGAACGATGGACTCGATCCGCAAGCCGCGTTGGATCGTCCGCGCTTTTGCATCGACGCGGAAGAATCGGGCGGGCGCGTTGCGATTGAAGAGGGAATATCGCAGGAAACTTTCAATGGCTTGGAAAAATTAGGTCACCCCGTGTATTCGGTCAGCGGCTATGACCGCGCCCTGTTCGGCAGGGGACAGGTGATTCTGCGCGATGAGTTCGGCGTGCTGTGCGGCGGAAGCGATCCACGCGCGGATGGGTGCGCGATGGGGTTGGCGTAA
- a CDS encoding MBL fold metallo-hydrolase: MPKVIILGSSNAVPSIDHENTHLVIVGKKRTILVDCVSTPVIRLEQAGVDFNSLTDIVITHFHPDHVAGVPLLLMDMWLMGRTTPVNIYGLHYTMDRLEDLMGFYGWDEWPNFFPVGFYRLPEAEMATVIDCDEFKVKSSPVHHMIPTIGLRVECLANGKILTYSCDTEPCEQTVRLAAGADVLIHEAAGATFGHSSAEQAGEIASKAEVGKLYLIHYPTGRFAQGDIAAEARKTFEGEVVVATDFMTIEI, from the coding sequence ATGCCAAAAGTAATTATTCTCGGTTCGTCCAATGCAGTTCCGAGTATAGACCATGAAAACACCCACCTTGTCATCGTGGGGAAGAAACGGACCATCCTCGTGGATTGTGTCAGCACGCCGGTCATCCGTTTGGAACAGGCGGGCGTGGATTTCAACTCGCTCACCGATATTGTCATCACGCACTTTCACCCGGATCATGTGGCGGGCGTTCCGCTTTTGCTGATGGATATGTGGCTGATGGGACGCACGACCCCGGTCAACATCTATGGGTTGCATTACACCATGGATCGCCTCGAAGATTTGATGGGTTTTTATGGGTGGGATGAATGGCCCAATTTCTTCCCCGTCGGTTTTTATCGTCTCCCTGAGGCGGAGATGGCTACTGTGATCGATTGCGACGAGTTCAAGGTCAAATCTTCACCAGTGCATCACATGATTCCCACGATCGGTTTGAGGGTGGAGTGCCTTGCGAACGGCAAGATACTTACTTATTCTTGCGATACCGAGCCATGCGAGCAGACTGTCCGGCTCGCGGCGGGGGCGGATGTTCTCATCCACGAAGCGGCAGGCGCCACCTTCGGTCATTCCTCCGCTGAACAGGCGGGTGAGATCGCCTCCAAAGCAGAAGTCGGCAAACTGTATTTGATCCATTATCCAACCGGGCGATTTGCCCAAGGCGATATCGCCGCCGAAGCGCGCAAAACTTTCGAAGGCGAAGTTGTGGTTGCGACAGATTTCATGACTATCGAGATATGA